CCTGAACGGCCCATGCAATACCGCTTTGTATGACTTGCGACTCATCCACGACGTCATAGTTGGCGGTTGACCCCGCGCAGCGGGTGGAGGGGCCTTTGAATCGTAGCTGCTTCTTTATTGTAATTGTGATAGTGGCGTGGCCCCGGCAGCCAATAAGGGTATTGGTGTAATCGCAATTCAGGACAACGGTCCCTGACACGCCCGCGTCAAGTACAATCTGGTTCCTTTGTGTATTGGTGATCAATGAAGTGCCGGAAGTGGTGGAAGCCAGGCTCCATTGAAAGTCGGTGCTTGGCCATTGGGGAAGCGAGTATATGGCCTGGCTGTTTGCACATACCGTAGCGTCTCCTTTTATGGTGCCGACGGACTTTACTACTGGAATCTTTACTACCGATGCGCAACTGGTACATTCGCCCGATACGCTTATATAACCAAATCCGTCATCGTCGACCCCGTCCCACAACACGGAAGCAGTTCCGGCGTCAGAGCTGACGACGGTTCCCCCTACGGCAGTCCACTGCATCGTGCATTCGGGAGGACTGTCTATCCCATACATGGCGATGTCATTCTCGCATACGACACTTTCACAGTTGATTGTGTTCGCCGCTTTCGTGACATGCACAATACTGGTATAGACTGCCTGACAGGAACAGCCGTTGAAGACCGTCAACGTCACCAGATATTCGGCAGAGGCCGGAAACACATGTGACGGCTCGAATTCGGAAGATGTGTTGCCATCACCGAAGTCCCAGTTGTAGTACAGCACTTCATTACCCGATCCGGCAGAAGATAGGTTTTCGAAATAAACGGGCGTGTAATGACAAACATAATGATCGGTATCTACCGGGTCCGGCGCAGTGGTAAAGAGCGCAGTAGGCGATTCCTTTTTCTCGATGCAGCGGTGAATGGTAGCCTGCGAACCTGTGCTATAGTAAATGGTGCCATAAAGCAGGCCTCCGTTGGTACCGTCCCATGTGACCTCACAGTTTGTGTTGGTTGACGAGAGGATGGTTCCTCCTTCGACGTGCCACTCTGTATTGGCTATGAGGCTATTGCCACTGCCCACTAATTGATAGTTTACTACATTATTTTTACACACCCGTATACACCGGCTGCTTTGGATATTTTGGTCGGGTTTGATGTCATCCACGCTTTCTTCACACCCGATGTCAGAATCCCAGCTTAGTATCGGCAGGCACGGCACAACTTCCAGGTGGTAGACGGTGTCTGGTATGCAGCTGTCAGACGGGTGGAATACATAGTCTCCCGATACCTGCATATCGACCTGTGCCGGAGACCACGTTCCCGAAATACCATTTGATGTAGTGGGTAACGTAAGCGGTGTGTTCATGCAAATACTGGCAGGCAGGCTAAACGTGGCCGCAGCAGCGGCGTTCACCGAAACGGTCACGGAAGCCGTAGCACAGTTCGTATTGTTGGTCGTTTCGCAAATTCTGTAGGTCAAAGTGTAGGTGCCCGGTAAGGTCGAAGGCGGTATCGTAATGATACCGGATCCGCTGATGGTGGCTCCGGTAATCCCGCCATTGGTCAGCAGTGTGCAGACAACTTGTGACGATGTGACGGCGCCACCGCATATTTGGTCATTGGCCAAAACCGAGGGAGTGGAACCGCCTGCGCACGATATAAAAGGGGTTGCCGAGTAGTTATCGTCAACGGCCAGGATGGGGTTTGCACTTATGTGTACAGTCACAATGGCGGTATCACACGTATCAGGTTGGACGGCCCTGCAAATCCGGTATTTTAGAATATAGTCACCGGGTGGTGCACCGGGCGGTACGGTTACTATCCCGCTGGTGGTGTTTAGCAGGAGTTGGGTAGTGTTTCCAGACACCTGTGTCATGATAACATTGGAAATGTTCGCGTCTGCAGCGTCTTCTTTATCATTGTCCAATACATGTAAACTACCACCTTGACACGAAATAAAGGACTCGGCATCATTGACAGCGTCAATACAGTTATTTATAAAAACATCGTAACCATTGTTATTACCTCCATCGTAAGTGGAGTCTCCAACGATCGTGAGATCCGACGTGCCGCCACCAGCACATCCATTCAAGGTGAAGTGACCTAAAACATGAAACTCGAAATTATGTAGCCCGGCGTTGGTCTGGAAGAAACTTAAGGGGATGTCGAAGCAGAAACGATTTCCGCTGATGTTGGCGGATGTCGATACATATTGCGAAACGACATTGCTGTTATGTAGGATTTGAAGGGTTATGTCCTGCATTGTACTGTTGGCCGGACTCGTGAATGTCCCGCAAATCTGGACACCTTCCGTTGGGCAGGTAATTTGATCCATCTGGTCAAAATTAATCGTGCCCATTGCGGGTGCTGGGCACGAACTGCTGCAAATATTATCCAGATACGCCACCCCAAAGTGGCTGCCGCCACTACAGTCCTGAATGATAAACTCTACTGTAACGGTCTGCCCGATTAAGTCGTTTGTGTCAATGGAACCACAGGTCCAGCCAGTGTAATACGCCCAATCATCCGATCCCATCGGGTAGGAAAAAAAGCGGCAGTTATCATCTTCCAGAAGTACATCCATTCGTTTCAATACAAAACCCAGGTTGTCCTTAATCAAAACATTGAACATGGGTCTTTGCTGTTCCTCATGAAATGAGGACAGCGGTGCCGCCGGACCCACATTCTTTAGCACCAAAGAGTACTGGAAGTTAAGAAAGTCGCCATTGATTGTCAGTTGCCTTGAAACCATTGCGGCGTTGCGTTCGTCGCCTCCGGAACAGTTAACCCTGATAGCGTGACCGCTTCCCCCTGCCGTCCTGTCTAGGCTGAGTCCCGGGATTGTCGTGGTATCGAAACCGCTATTATCAACGAGTGTGAAGTGCCCGCTGGTGCAGGAGAGATCATTGAGTGTCGGAGAGATCGTTTCCGGCAATAAATCGGATACATCCAAGTTCAATCCCCTGGGGTCGGGTATGCCGTAACGAAAAGTGTAAGCCGATAGGCTTCCCTCAAAGTCGCCGTCAGAACAAGTTTGTTGGCCAACGGCAAATTGATACCCCAAAAAGAACAACGTAATGATAATTACTCTTCTCATATAAAACGGCTTGAAATGAAACAAAATGAAGACAGGGTCATAAACTCTGCTGTCAATCCGCTACTTGAAGGACGATATTGGGGAAGTCGGCTTTTGTAGTCCTTCAAATTTAATTAAAATGTTTAATAACAAGTATTTTGTAAGAAAAAAAATAACGCTGCGCAGATTTATATCACAGTAACGGGCTGAAAGAAAATTTCATTCGATAGGCATCGTTGCACCGGGCAGCGTTGAGGGAGGAGAGGGAGAGAGGAAGGGCGTGGTGCGGACCATCGGGAGTCCGAAACTCCGGAATTCGGAAAGAACAAGAGCGCCGATGAATGGGGATGGGCATACTCTTCCGACAGCTTCCCGCTATTATGTCAAGACCCAGAACTATGAACCAAGAACCATCAACCAAGAACCATCAACCATTAACCAAGAACCACCAACCAAGAACTCCTTCCCGCGTGAGGGATTGGAGCGATTGTTTGAGCTCGGCGGCGGCGTGTAACGACGGCGGCAGCGAGTGCGGAAAGCCCGACGGCGCCCTGTTTGAGTGGGCAGTAGGCAGTGGCAGTGGGCAGTGAAAGTGGGTAGTAGGCAGTGGGTAGTAGGCAGTGGGCGCCGGCACGCCCAAAAATAAAAAGCCCTTTGATAGGTCAATGTTTACAATATCACTGCGACTGTGACTGCGACTGCGACTAAAACTGCCCACTGCCTACTGCCCACTGCGAACTTTTTTCCCCCCTCAGGCAACTTTTTCGAAAACCTTCCCGTCTTTTGCATTGTAACGACGAAACAAACGTGAAGATCATTGCCCTACATGCCTCGGATGAGGCGCTGGTGAAAAAAGCGCTGAAGCGCGACCCGGCGGCCGAATACAAGCTCTACCGGCGCTATGCGTCGAAGATGCTGAGTGTGTGTCGTTACTATATAAAGGACGTCCATTATGCGGAGGATGTGATGGTGATGGGCTTCACCAAAGCGTTCGACAAGCTCGATCGGTTTCGTTTTGAGGGAAGCTTCGAGGGTTGGTTGCGGAAGATCATGGTGCGCGAGGCATTGGAATTTCTGCGAAGCCGCCAGCAGTTACGTTTTTCGGAACTGGAAGAAGCCGAGACGCAGGCCGCGGTGGTCGATGCGCTTGATTTCGATACCGAACGGCTGCAGTTGCTGATCGACGCGCTGCCGGCCGGATACCGAACGGTCTTGCTGCTGTATGCCGTAGAAGGCTACAGCCACAAGGAGATCGCGGAAACCCTCCGGATCACGGAGAGCACCTCAAAAAGCCAGCTATTCAAAGCGCGGAAGTTGCTGGCGGAACAGTTCAACCCACACAACGAAAAGCATCATGGCACACGATAATTTTGAAGATCTGTTGAAGCGACGACTCGAAGAACGTCGTCTTGAGCCCAGCGAAAACGCCTGGGAACGTATCAATGCCCGGCCCCGCCGCAATCGGTCGCGCCGTCGCGGATTCGTATACACCGCCGTTGCGGCCAGCCTGTTGCTTTTGATGGGGTGGTTCTGGACGGACCGGCCGGAGACCACCATCGAAAATCGCGTGGTAACAGTACCTGCCGTCGAACCGGAAAAGCCGGTAGCGAATACAGCGCCTGTCGTTGTGTCGCCTCGCGTGGTAAAAGAGAAGAAAGAAGGTTGGGCCATGACGACGGTTGTTCCGTCTGCCGTGCCTGCGGATACCGATCCGCACGTGGTTTCGGAAACCCCATCCGCACCGGCCGCAGCAGCAACGGTGGAAGAGCGGAAGATACAGGAAATCGTTGCGGAGCTCGACCAACGCCAGCAGCACGGGAAGGCGATCACCGACGCCACGGTCGACTCGCTACTGGCAAATGCCCAACGTGAAATCGCACTTGAAAAACAACAACGTTCAGGCACCGACCCAACACGGCTCTTAGCCGAATCTGAAATAGAACTCAACCGCTCGTTCAAAGAACGCGTGTTCACTGCGATCAATAAATTCAGGAAAGTACGGATCGCCGTTTCATCGAATAACCCTTAAATCCATACATCATGCGTAGATTTTTAGTTCTTGCCTTTTTGGCAACCGGTTTTCTCATGCCTCGTGCTGCCGCACAGTATACACTTAAAGAAAGCGGACTTCCGCTGAATGCCGAACGAACAAAAGCCGACAAGATACTCTCGCTACAGGAAGAAAAAGAGCGTATCAAGAACTACGAAAAAGACCGGCTGAAAAAAGAAATCGAGCGACTCGATGCGTTGGTCACGAAAGACAGCCTTTCGCCCGCTGAAGCGCAAACCCGAAAAGAAGAGGCGGCCCGCGCGGCGGCGCTCAACATCGACAACAAAACCGCCATCGTCGACAACCAGATCGCGTTGGTGGAGCGTGACGAATCGTATGAGCCGAAAGCGAATCGCGGCAGCAGCCTCGAGATTGGGCTTGGTAACGCCTACGACGAACAGGGTAGTATGTTGCTGGGGATTCAATACCGCGCGAACCCACATCGTGTGAAATATGACCGTCGCACCTATTCGGATGTGGTGTTGGTCGGCGGTTTGGGGAATGTGATCCGTTCCGGACGGAGTCCGTATGCCACCTGGAAAAGTCTTTATTCAGAGTTGGGCTTCACGTGGCGTACGCGTTTGCGTAAAAACGACAACTTTTTCCGACTTGCCTACGGACTTTCATTCCAGGTAACGGCGTTGTCGCCCACCGGAGATCGGTATTTCGTAGACGATTACAACGGCCATACTACGCTGCAGCCGTTTGGGTATCGTCTCAAACAAAATCAAATGTACTTTACGAACCTGGTGTTTCCGGTATTCCTGGAATTTGGTAAATCGGAAAAGGTGACCTATCCGGATCGCGTGCGGTATTATATCAATAACAATTTTAAGGCGGGTATCGGCGGATATGGCGGGTTCAACATCCGCACAGCGCAACGGTTGAAATGGACGGAGGACGGAAACCGTCGGGAAACCCGGGATATCCAGGATTACAATACCAACAACCTGGTGTATGGTGTGGCGGCGTATGTCGGATTCGGTGCGCTGTCACTCTATGCCAAGTATGACCTAAACCCGCTGTTCAAGAATGCGGAAGAACGCGAGCGCCTAATGGCCTTCGGATTCCGTATGGATTTTTAGTCGTAATCACTGACCACCGACCACTAACTACTGACTACCAACCATTAGTCAAACCGGATGGCTTTCACCGGCGAGATTTTCGTAATGACCCACGAGGGAATGACCAAAACCAACAGGCAGATGCCCACGGTGATGACATTGAGCAGCAGGATGTAGATCCAGTCGAGGTTCACGGGTGCCGTGGTCACATAATAACTCTCGGGGTCGAGGCGGATGATACCGGTGTATTTTTGGAGAAGCAGCAAACCGATTGCGATTCCATTGCCGAGCAGTAGTCCGCGCAGGATGAGGTGGAAGGCATTATACAGGAAAATTTTCCGGATCGACCAATTCGACGCTCCCATCGCTTTTAGGATGCCAATCATCCGGGTGCGTTCCAGAATCAGGACGAGCAGTGCCACCACCATATCAATGGTCGATACCACGATCATGATGCCGATGATAACCAGGATGTTGAAATCGAAGAGTTTCACCCATTCGAAGAGATAGGCGTATTTGTCGGCTATCGTCCGACTGCGCAGGAAGGATCCGGTGGCGTTGTATACTTCCCGTCCTTTTTCTTCCATCTGGCCGAAATCATCGAGGAAGACTTCGAAAGCGCCGACTTCATCCGGTCGCCATTTGTTCATTCTCTGTATGTGCCGGATGTCGCCGATTACAAACGTGCCGTCGATTTCCTGGAAACCGGAATTGAAGATGCCCACCACGGTAAACACCCGAAGGTTGGGCATTTTCCAGCTATTGTCTTTCATGAAATAGGTCGTGAAGCGGTCGCCGGGTTTGAGTTTCAGTCGGTCGGCCAGGTATTGAGGCAGCAGCACTTCGGCGTTGAGGTTGTGTTTGACGTTAGGCATACGGCCCGCTACGAGGTATTCGGCGATGTTGCTCCAGTCATATTCCTTTCCGACGCCTTTGAAGATAATGCCTTCGAAATCGGTCGCCGTTCGGATGATGCCCGCCTTGGTCGCCACGGCCTGCACATGGTGAATGCCGGATACGCCGGTGAAGGTCGGATAAAACGACTGGTGTGTGGAAATCGGTGTTGCGGTAATCTCTGACTGGTTGTCTTCGAAGTTCGAGATCAGGATGTGCCCGTTGAACGCGGCCAGTTTCGCCCGGATTTTCTGTTGGAGGCCGGTGCCGGTCGCGACGGATACCACCATCATCGCCATAGAGATGGCAATGGCCCACACCGCGATTTTTATTATCGGTGAAGATATGCTACTTTTGCCACTTTTGGCGGCCACAAGCCTTTTGGCAATGAAATACTCCGGATTCAAAGGGGTGGTTTATCAGGTACCAAAAATACGCTTTTTGGGCGAACGCCGCGACAACCATGACCCGTATACGTAGCTATTTTACTGACAGGAAACCCCTCGCTGCCCGACAGCTGATGTGGGCATTGGTGTCGTGCGTGTGTATGGCGTCGTGTGTCACCCGGAAGTCAACGGTGCATACCAAGACGGTAAAGCCCACCGAAACCACCGCTGCGGTTGAAACCGATACGGTGTCGCATATCATCCGCAACACGGCACCGGATACCGGTAAGATACTAACGGGGGCCGATAACTTTGATGGGTTTTCCGCGCTTCTGAAAAACAAACGTGTTGGAATCGTCACCAACCAAAGTGGACTCCGCTCGGACAGCGAGCATATCGTCGATTATCTGGCGTCGCGCACCCAACTAGTGAAGATTTTCGCGCCCGAACACGGATTTCGTGGCACCGCGGATGCCGGTGAGACGATTGTAGATGGGAAGGACGTGCGTACCGGGCTTCCGATCGTGTCCATCTATGGCGACAACAAGAAACCCAAACCGGCCCAACTGCATGATGTGGATGTCATGGTATTCGACCTGCAGGATGTTGGCGTCCGGTTCTTTACCTATATCTCGACACTGCATTATGTGATGGAGGCGTGTGCCGAAAACCACATCCCGTTGATCGTACTCGACCGGCCGAACCCGAACGGACATATCGTTGATGGCCCGATGTTGGAGCCTGAAAACCGGAGTTTTGTTGGGATGCACACCATTCCGGTGCTGCATGGTATGACTATCGGTGAGTACGCCCGGATGATCAACGGCGAAAAATGGCTGAAAGATGGCATCCAATGTGAACTTGAAATCGTGACCTGTGCATCGTATACGCATGACAAACCGTATTCTATCCTAATAAAACCATCGCCGAACCTGCCGAATGACAAGGCCATCAACCTCTACGCCAGTATCTGTCTTTTTGAAGGTACGAACGTGAGCGTGGGACGGGGCACCGAGCGACAGTTCCAGGTGTATGGTTCGCCGTATCTTCCGTATTCCGGTTATTGTTTTATACCATCGCCCAACGTGGGTGCGAAAGATCCGCTGTATAACGGACGCGAATGCAATGGCGAGGACTTGTTGAATTACCCGCGTCTTGACCGACTGGAGCTCAAGTGGCTGATACGGGCGTATAACGAAACCGAAGACAAGTCGAAGTTCTTCAACTCGTATTTCACGAAACTGGCGGGCACGACCAAACTCCGTGAACAGGTCGAAGCCGGCATGACCGCCGCCGAGATTCGCGCGAGTTGGGAAGGTGGCCTGATCGAATTCCGAAAAGTCAGGGAAAAGTACCTGATTTACCCATAACAAAAAGGAGGACAAGTGTCCTCCCTTTCTTTTTTAGCCGTTTAGGTACGTGCGTTTTTGCTCGGAAGCCCGTCAACCCCTTAATCGGGTTCCTCACACCCGCAGCCCGGCCTGACGGTATAGAGTCGGTTAGGGGGGCAAAAGGTTGCCATGGGGATCCATTTTTTTACTCGTCGAAAACTACTTCCCGTTTCGGTTTGGCTGGATTGTTTTCCCGATACAGCATCCGGCCCAGTGCGCCGGTATCGCCGAGTGCGCGACCTTTGATCAGCCAGGCCGTGCCGAAGAAAAACAGCGACAGGGCTTCGCATACGAGTGTGGCATACGGTATTTTCCATATACCGGAAATCGGAATGGCAAGAATGAAGAGGATGATGGCGCCCCCGCAAAACCGGTAGATATTATTCTCATTGAATATACTTTTCGGAGTGGCCGTTTCCTTCGCCTGCCCAAGCGTGAAGACGTTGATGGCCAATAACGCAAAGATACCGAAGAGGCTTCCGGCGAAGAAATAATGTAAGCCACCCAGCCAGGCGTCCGTAAGCGGAATCAGGGTATAGATCTTTTGCGCCGGATCGTCGGGGTTGGTTGGCACCATCGCCACGCCAAAAGCCATCACGCCGGCGATATTCGTCAGCAGGTTGTCATTTCTCCAGAAAGACGGGTTGCTGTAGCCTCTGTAGCGAATCAGGAAGAGTCCGACGGCACACAGCGTTCCGGTGAAGATCTCGCGGAGGTTGGTGTAATAATAATGGCTTATCGAGTGCTGCACGGCGGTTTGGAAAAACCCGATGCCCGAAAGCAGCACCAGCACAATCGGCAGCCCGATGCCCAGGTATCCGATCGAACGCCGGATGCGACGGTAGGTGTCGACGTCGTACGTTTGGACGGTAATGGATTCTTTTACAACGATTTCCATAGTATGATGTTTGGTTGGTTCTCCAAATAGACGATTATTTTAGGAGGAAAACAATAGGTAGAAATACGGGAAATAGGGGTTAGGAATTAGGAGTTGGGAGTTAGGGTGAAGTCGCAGTCGCAGTCGCAGAAGTTGGCAGTGGCAGTAGGCAGTAGGCAGTAGTCAGTAGTCAGTAGACAGTAAGCAGTGGGCAGTGGGCAGTGACAGTAGGCAGTGGCAGTTGGCAGTGACAGTAGGCAGTAAGCAGTTGGCACTCTCAATCACTTTTTCGCTCCGCTGCTCCGCCGCTCAGGTGCTCAGGGACTCAGGGACTCAGGCGCTCAGGAACCCTCCCTCCCCCCAAAATACGACATTCTACGTATTTTCCCACCTTTCCATTCCGTCTACGTTTGTCATGTCACTAAAAACCAAACACATGAAAAACGTTACCCTCACTTTATTTGTGCTGTTGTCGCTGGCCTTGACGCCGCGTGCGATGGCCCAGCGTCCGGTGTTGACCGATGAGGAGGCCGTGAACGAAATGGTCACCAAAGAGGTCGACGAGATGTTCCACTCGGAAGAGTTCCTCAAGAAAAAGAACAAGAAGTTCCCCGCGGTGAAAGGCTACATGGTCATCGACATCGGCGTGGTGCAAAACGGCAAGGTGTCGACGTTCTTCAAAGTCGACAGCGACATCCGCGACATCGACTTCATCAACTGGATGTCCTCTTATATCCTCGAACACAAATTCCGCTTCAAACTCCAGAAGCAGCAACGCTACAAAATCCGCTACAACGCGGCCTTCGAATAATCCTACCTAAAAATCACTAAAAAATGAAACGATTGACCACCACCGTATTGCTCTCGGCTGCTTTAGCCGGTGCACTACCCGTCCAGGCGCAGCTGGGGAAACTCCTCGGCGGCGGAAAGGCCGGCAAGAAAACAGGCGACTTCACCACCGTATGGGAAGGTGAATTCGAAAACAAAGCTACCCGTTTGGCCGTGACCGACGGCACCGGGAAATACATCATCGCCACCGACGACAATTCCGCTACCGTGCTGAATTCGGACGGGAAGCTCATTTGGAGCGGCGACTATAAGAAGATTACCACGAACAAAACCAACAAGTCGGAGTTCCAATATACCGTCTGGACCGATAATGGCGGTTATCTCTTCCTCTTCGACGAGCGCAAACTGGGCACCGATCGCGTAGCGGTCATCGATATCCCAACCGGGAAAGAACTCTGGAATTCTGAGCAGTACCAAAACCTTATACCAAAAGATGGCGGTGGCGGCGACAACCAGGAACTGGATACGGTGAAATACATCCGCGAACTCGATTCCTTCCTGATTTCGCAACGGAATTCCGTCATCCTGGTAAAGGCCAACACAGGCGAGAAAATATGGGAAACCAACCGTTTCAAAGGCGGTGTGGGCGCGTATCTCTATGATCCCCAACGCAACGAAATCGTGATGTTGAACTTCAAGCCGACCGCCTTGGGGGCGCTTTTCGCTGGTTTCAAGAACCAACTGGTGCGAATCAATGCGTCGAACGGCGAGGTGTTGTGGGATGCCACCTTTACCGGCGTGATTGAAAAGGAACTCGTGACCCGCAAACCTATGGTCGATCTTTGGCTCAAGGGAGGGAAACTGTATGTACACCTGAACGGCCTCTCGGTCTACAATTACGAAAATGGCCAGCAATTGTGGTCGGCGACCTATGAGGATGACATGGGCGGATCAAGCGGTAATTCACTTTTTGGGAATAAGAAACGGACGAAGTATTACAAACTCATTGCAGAGCCCTTATTTACGGATGATGCCGTATACCTGGTCATCCTCGGCGGGCGTGACCGTGTAAAATACATAGAGAAACACGATCTCGAAAGCGGCAAACTGTTGTGGGCCTCTGAAAAAATCGCCGGCGCGTTTTGTATGCCGCATATCTACAAGGCCGGAGATAAGATCATGGTGCAGGTCGGCGGTAAATTTCAGGTGCAGGAACTGCGTCTGGAAGAAGTATCCAACGGATTCTCAGCCGGCATGGCACTGGGCGGTTTTGGCGGCGGAAGCTACCAGGCGTGGGTGCCGTATATCTATTGGGATTATAAAAACCAAAAGAACGGCGTGCTGGCCATTGACGATAAAACAGGAAAAACCGCCTGGCGTTCGGAGCGTTTCGATAAGCGTATTACCGACCTCATCCTCGACGGCGACAAGACGGTTTTCGTGGGCGACGGCGATGAATTCTACAGCTACGACATCGCAACCGGCAACCAGTTGTTTGACGTGAAACACAACGATGCCAAAGTCGGCAAAGCCACGGATGTCATCGATTTTGGAGATAAGGTCGTGGTGTTGTCAGAGAAAGGGCTCGCTTCCTACAACAAGAAAGACGGCAGCCGGGCGTATGCGTCAGAGAAGATTCGCGGGGTGGATTATTTCTACAAAATAGGGGATAATTACTTCCTGCGTGACCAGCGGAATTCAAAGAACATCATCTACGGCATCGACATGACCAACGGCGAGACCAAAGGATCGGTGCAGTCAAAAGGAAAAGGCGGTAGTCCTGAATATGGGGATGGTATCGACATTACCACCGACGGCGAATACATCTTCGCGTTCAAAGGCAAGAAAGTCGAGAAAATCAAAGTAAACCCGTAACATTTGTTTGAGTAGTTAGGAAGGCCGTGAGCAATCGCGGCCTTTTTTTACATCGCGATAGCATGAAAAAGTTCCTCTATCTTCTTTTAGGATGCGCGTCGCTGGCCTCGGCCCAGCAGGTGCAATGGGCATCCAAACTGATCAAGTTTTCGTCGGATCTCGGCGGAAAACAAAACGGCATCAAGCGCATCCTCGGCAAACCGGATGCCTTTCCACAATGTGGCCCGAGTCCTAATGCCTGGTCGCCCAAGAAAGCCCTTGACGGTTCGGAATGGGTCGTCGTGGGTTTTGACCATCCGCAGGCCGTCAAACAGATTGCGGTCTTCGAAAATCTCAATTCCGGTTGTGTGGTGCGTGTGCAGGCCGACGACGGGTCGGGTAGTTTCAAGACGGTGTGGTCACGCGGGTGGGCCGTACGTCAGAATTTGTATACGTATTCGTTCCAACGCGATCGGGCGTACTATTACGGACGGAAACGGCGTAAGATCCAAAAGGCACCGGAAGTGGATGTGAATCCTGGCGTCGAACGTATTCTATTGGAAACGACCCTTCCGACGGTGGTGGCGTTGCGGGTGGAGTTCAACTTCGCCGTAGTGCCCGGCCAGAAGCAAATCGATGCCATCGGTATTTCGGATTCCGATGCGCCGCTTGATGCGACTATCCACACCGACGCCGCCTTTGCAACGCTGGTACCAAGCGATGTGGGCCTCGCGGGTCTGACACCCGGAAGTCCGTGCCTCACGCCCGATGGTCAGGTGCTCTACATCAGCGATATCGGGGAAACACACGATGCGGTGGTGTCGTATACGAAAGGTCCCGATGGCCGTTGGACGAACCGTAAAGACGAGCCATTGTTGTCACGGGAGAAAGGATTCAATTACATCGAGTTTGCGGGCTCCGACTTCGTATTGAAAGGCGGGGTTCCCTTCGCGAAAGGCGGTACGGAAAGCGG
This genomic interval from Flavobacterium sp. HJ-32-4 contains the following:
- a CDS encoding RNA polymerase sigma factor; translated protein: MKIIALHASDEALVKKALKRDPAAEYKLYRRYASKMLSVCRYYIKDVHYAEDVMVMGFTKAFDKLDRFRFEGSFEGWLRKIMVREALEFLRSRQQLRFSELEEAETQAAVVDALDFDTERLQLLIDALPAGYRTVLLLYAVEGYSHKEIAETLRITESTSKSQLFKARKLLAEQFNPHNEKHHGTR
- a CDS encoding ABC transporter permease; its protein translation is MNPEYFIAKRLVAAKSGKSSISSPIIKIAVWAIAISMAMMVVSVATGTGLQQKIRAKLAAFNGHILISNFEDNQSEITATPISTHQSFYPTFTGVSGIHHVQAVATKAGIIRTATDFEGIIFKGVGKEYDWSNIAEYLVAGRMPNVKHNLNAEVLLPQYLADRLKLKPGDRFTTYFMKDNSWKMPNLRVFTVVGIFNSGFQEIDGTFVIGDIRHIQRMNKWRPDEVGAFEVFLDDFGQMEEKGREVYNATGSFLRSRTIADKYAYLFEWVKLFDFNILVIIGIMIVVSTIDMVVALLVLILERTRMIGILKAMGASNWSIRKIFLYNAFHLILRGLLLGNGIAIGLLLLQKYTGIIRLDPESYYVTTAPVNLDWIYILLLNVITVGICLLVLVIPSWVITKISPVKAIRFD
- a CDS encoding exo-beta-N-acetylmuramidase NamZ domain-containing protein, whose translation is MTRIRSYFTDRKPLAARQLMWALVSCVCMASCVTRKSTVHTKTVKPTETTAAVETDTVSHIIRNTAPDTGKILTGADNFDGFSALLKNKRVGIVTNQSGLRSDSEHIVDYLASRTQLVKIFAPEHGFRGTADAGETIVDGKDVRTGLPIVSIYGDNKKPKPAQLHDVDVMVFDLQDVGVRFFTYISTLHYVMEACAENHIPLIVLDRPNPNGHIVDGPMLEPENRSFVGMHTIPVLHGMTIGEYARMINGEKWLKDGIQCELEIVTCASYTHDKPYSILIKPSPNLPNDKAINLYASICLFEGTNVSVGRGTERQFQVYGSPYLPYSGYCFIPSPNVGAKDPLYNGRECNGEDLLNYPRLDRLELKWLIRAYNETEDKSKFFNSYFTKLAGTTKLREQVEAGMTAAEIRASWEGGLIEFRKVREKYLIYP
- a CDS encoding PQQ-binding-like beta-propeller repeat protein is translated as MKRLTTTVLLSAALAGALPVQAQLGKLLGGGKAGKKTGDFTTVWEGEFENKATRLAVTDGTGKYIIATDDNSATVLNSDGKLIWSGDYKKITTNKTNKSEFQYTVWTDNGGYLFLFDERKLGTDRVAVIDIPTGKELWNSEQYQNLIPKDGGGGDNQELDTVKYIRELDSFLISQRNSVILVKANTGEKIWETNRFKGGVGAYLYDPQRNEIVMLNFKPTALGALFAGFKNQLVRINASNGEVLWDATFTGVIEKELVTRKPMVDLWLKGGKLYVHLNGLSVYNYENGQQLWSATYEDDMGGSSGNSLFGNKKRTKYYKLIAEPLFTDDAVYLVILGGRDRVKYIEKHDLESGKLLWASEKIAGAFCMPHIYKAGDKIMVQVGGKFQVQELRLEEVSNGFSAGMALGGFGGGSYQAWVPYIYWDYKNQKNGVLAIDDKTGKTAWRSERFDKRITDLILDGDKTVFVGDGDEFYSYDIATGNQLFDVKHNDAKVGKATDVIDFGDKVVVLSEKGLASYNKKDGSRAYASEKIRGVDYFYKIGDNYFLRDQRNSKNIIYGIDMTNGETKGSVQSKGKGGSPEYGDGIDITTDGEYIFAFKGKKVEKIKVNP